The Saccharopolyspora gregorii genomic interval GCGCCCCACACGGTGCCGTCGAGGCCGAGCCCGCTGAGCACCTCGTGCTTCTCGGCCGCGGTGTGCGCGGTGGGCTGGGCGCGGGCGAGGGCGGCGAGCCGTTCCCACATCCGCGGCACCCCGAAGAACGTGTGCGGACGAACCTGTGGCAGCACCCGCACGGCCTCGGCGATGCCGTTGCAGAAGTGCACGTGCGCGACGTCGTGGATGGCGCTGTAGACGTTGCCCGCGCGCTCCGACATGTGCGCCATCGGCAGGTAGCACAGGGTCCCGGCGTGCGGCGGCGCGCCCGTGACCAGCTGCCGGGCGGAGGCTGCGGCGAGCACGTTGCGGTGGGTCAGCACCACGGCCCGCTGCATCCCGATCGCGTCGGGGGAGTAGAGCACGGTCACCGGATCGTCCGGCACCACGTCCGCGGTGCGCCGCCGAACCAGCTCCGGGTCCTGCCGCAGCAGCCCGCCGCCGTGTTCGCGCAGCGTCGCCCAGGTGCGGAAGCGGGTGTCCTCCGCGGGGATCGCGGCCTCGTCGACGACGATGACGTGGCCGAGCGCGTCCGGTTCGCGCAGCGCCGCCGACCAGCGGCGCACGTGGTGGGCGTTGCCGAGAACGGCGATGTGCGCCCGGCTGTGCCGCGTGACGTCGCGGATCTCGCCGGAGCTCGACGCGGGGTGCACGGCGATCGGCACCGCCCCGAGGTGCGTGGCGGCGACGTCGGCCAGCCACTGCTCCGCGCCGTTCGACATCATCAGCACCACCGTCTGGCCGCGCTGCAACCCGAGGTCGGCGAAGCCCGCGGCGAGGTCCTGCACCGCCTCCGCCGCCTCGCCCCAGCTCCAGGTCCGGCCGTCCGCGGTCAGCGCCGGGTGGTCCCGGTGCTCGGTCGCGTTGCGCTCGAACAGGTGCGGGATGGTCGCGGTCAGCGTCGGTGCCGGTGATGTGCTCATGTGGCTCCTCCACTCACGAGGCGGCCACGTGCGTGACGCGAGGTTCGTGGTGACCTCGCCGATGAAACCGCACCGGAGGCCCGTTTGGCCAGTAGGCGGACGGGTGCCGTCGGGAGCGGGGTGCGGGGGCCCGGCTGCACCGCGTGTTCGAGGCTCGTG includes:
- a CDS encoding AMP-dependent synthetase/ligase; this translates as MSTSPAPTLTATIPHLFERNATEHRDHPALTADGRTWSWGEAAEAVQDLAAGFADLGLQRGQTVVLMMSNGAEQWLADVAATHLGAVPIAVHPASSSGEIRDVTRHSRAHIAVLGNAHHVRRWSAALREPDALGHVIVVDEAAIPAEDTRFRTWATLREHGGGLLRQDPELVRRRTADVVPDDPVTVLYSPDAIGMQRAVVLTHRNVLAAASARQLVTGAPPHAGTLCYLPMAHMSERAGNVYSAIHDVAHVHFCNGIAEAVRVLPQVRPHTFFGVPRMWERLAALARAQPTAHTAAEKHEVLSGLGLDGTVWGASGAAPLRRDLLELFSGLGFDIFETWGSTESSGWATTNRPGAVRFGTVGTPLPGVEVRIDEDGEVLVRGPVVCAGHLQEDGLVRAAAGADGWLRTGDVGHVDDGYLTITDRKSELIINSHGETVAPSVVENALRAHPLIGHALAFGDGRPHVVALVVLDEDTAPAWAAAHGIGTTDLAELARDAQVLAEVDRAVDAANAALGSSGQVRAHRVLDRPWGAAGGELSPALKLRRRVIHTKYAEVLDELYG